Genomic window (Brienomyrus brachyistius isolate T26 unplaced genomic scaffold, BBRACH_0.4 scaffold265, whole genome shotgun sequence):
GGGTTACAGCAGGAGGGTAGACGCGAGACAGCTGCTGGCATTTCAAGACAGGGTGCTGGTTAAAATGTATACAAACTGTAAGATCTCTAGCAGCGTGAACGGCCTCTCCAAGGTGCCCCTCTTTCCGCCAATGAGGGAGGGGCTTCCCACCTGCCGCGTTCCTGGGCTTTTTACGGCGGATCTCTAAGCGCTTTTCCCTTCCGCGGCTGCTTCCTGGAGTTGCTCCGGTTACTCAAAGCCTCCCATGATAGCCGTCTCCTGGCCTGCTTAGCGGTAGCATTAGCATCCTTCTGAAGTGTAAGTGGATACGGACCCCGCCGCTGCTTCCAGCTGGAGGAACGGAGCATGAGTTCATCAATGAGGCTCGGAGATTTAGCTTCATTCACTCGAGGGAGCCAGtgatctctgtctctctctcgctgcctTTTTTTGTGGTCTGAAATGGGTATTTCAGCTCTTGGTCAATACATTGTAATggctgccccctccccaccctgggGGCTTCTTTACCATGCATCCCATACATGCTCATCGGTTTCCATGTAGACCAGCAAAGCTAATTGAATCTACGGAAACCACCAGGCCCTGTTTAACCCATCAAAGGGGCCCTCTGTCTTCCACTGGGTGCCCAGTGTCTTAATGGGAGAGAACAGTGGACTGTGTGTCACAAAGGCCGAAGCTTGGCATCACTGGAGGTGACATCACTGCCATGCACCCCCTCCCCTCCGAGACCCCTGACCCCAGCCGTTTCACCCTTGTAGTACTTGGGCTACAGTATCCCCTCTGTCTGTATCTGCCCTTCCCCTCCCCCAATTCTGACCCACACATGATGTGTCTTCAGCCCAGCACTGGCCTTTGAGGTTATGGTTTTACCGGGTCAGATGTCAGACTACCCTGCATGCTCATGGTGGCCTGACAACATGTACTGTCAAACCCAAAACAAATAAGCCAAACCTTCTCTATACACATTGGCGTCTTCAAGGGGGATTCTTTTCGTTTTTTTGCGTTTGCAACTGTAAAGAATTCTTATTTCCTTCGAGAGACTGTAATTATGAAGCAGCTTCCAGGTTATGATGATTTCCTCAAATATGGAAGTACATACTGTTTGACAGGAGACTCTTTCCCTTGTCGGACAGATCTTGAGTGCGGCGATGTTCCTTTGCTCACCCCAGGGAGCAAGGAGATGATGTCCCAGGCTTTGAAAGCGACCTTCAGCGGCTTCACCAAGGAGCAGCAGCGTCTTGGAATACCCAAAGGTGCGAAAAGCCAGGACCACCTCGAGTGCCGTCACATGCACGACATAATGGACACGTCATAATGGACACGTCATAATGGACCCGTCATAATGGATTATGCATTATGCTTGCTGAGACTAACCTGGTCGTTGTCTCAGTTGCATGGAGGCGTTTGCCTGAAACAGATTCCTAGTGCCACTGTTAAATGTGAAGCTAATTAAAGTGTTGATGAAGTAAATTAAAGGCACTCCTGCGATTTGGATGCTTGTCGATTTTTAAGGAATCTTTTTAAAATGCCCTTATTTTTATAGGGATTTTTGTGTTGAGGTGGGGAATGATTTGGGAGTATCAGGCTGTATAACTAAtttttattgaacttttcactaacatatacagtactgtgaaaAAGGCGATAAAAGAAAATGTTCAAGGCTATTTATCTGGAGATATATGCACATTAAGAGTAATACAGTAAAAAACAAGAttttattctgttctccgaaaggTTCTGATATGTGGctggatggctagaacaaaCACTACTTtgtttcccaaacctctcctaaagGGAACCTCAGTCATTCCTTGTATTTGTTAAAATtctccaccagctcaattaatgaaTTACCTTAATTAGTCAAATAACTCAATGAAGTATTAATTAGCCGACTGAAATAGCTAAGCTGACACGCTTTGACTGACATACCATCATAATTTTACACCAACACATACATcatttaaatatcattttcttcgacttcttaagatttttgcacagtactgtatatgaatTAAATAGAAAAAATATTAGCAGCTAGCATGAGTTGCATAGATCGTACATATACTTGTTCAGGGTCCAGTTTTATGGTTACTCCTCCTTCCAGCCTCATACATACATGAAAGTAGATGTCCACCAACCCTAACGGCAATAGTCAGGTGCCCTGCAGTATTGTAATCTTTTCCAAAATGGCTACATTAGCATGCAAAATGCCACACCTCTGCCGGTCCCACGCTCATCCGTCTCCTGTCTCCCTCAGACCCCTGGCAGTGGACAGAGAACAATGTGCGCGAGTGGCTAATGTGGATCATGAATGAATTCAGCCTAAAGAACGTGGActtccacaagttctgcatTAGCGGTGCCAGCCTGTGTGCCCTGGGAAAGGAGCGCTTCCTGGACCTGGCTCCAGATTTCGTCGGGGACATCCTTTGGGAGCATTTAGAGATGCTTCAAAAAGGTACAGCGGACATCGACTCCCCGTGGTGCTCGCCGCATGGTTGCCATCGCCGAGGTTTTTTTCCCATCCTGTTTCTGCATATTTGTTATTGCCTGATTCAGCGGAGTCATTTTATCAGCAATCAAAGATGCACAGAGAACAGAAAACAACTGGTCGCTTAACAgcgaacatttttttttttgtcttgatgTAGATGTGAAGCATTTTCCCATCAACAGCCTAACCTCCTTCCAGGAATCTCGCTATACCTCAGATTACTTTGTCAGTAAGTATGACTTTCAGCTACACACTATTGTATCTGTGTTTCTGGGACAGTATTCTCCAGTATTGATGAGTATTAATAAATGAGGCCCTGTTAGGTCTTGCTATAGTTACCTACTTCTTTAAGAGCTCATTTGACTCATTGTCTTCAATGAAAATGACTGTGAGTAAGATCAGTCGCACCCTTCCCGCTTCCCCCGTCCTACTCTTTCCTTCAAGATTATGGCAGTGAGCACCCACAGTGCGTTCCCCCCTCAGAATACTCGGAGCCTGGATTCATCACTGAGTCGTACCAGACGCTGCATTCCATCAGTTCCGAGGACCTGCTGACGCTCAAGTATGAAAGCGAGTATCCCAGTGTCATCCTGCGGGATGCcccactcagccagcagccgggGGATTACGTGTCCATCAAGCAGGAAGTCATCTCCCCGGACAACATGTGCGTGGGCCGTCTCAGTAGAGGTAAGTTCCGCCCCCTTCCACCAGCCCCCCAATCACTGTCTGTGCCCTGGCCTCCATATACATGTGAGTCTGAATGCTGAGGCTGCAAAATTAACAGAGAACTGAAGTTTGTGTCAGCAGGACTTGAACTTTTCTTGGTGTTATGAGTTTCCgtgggtttaaaaaaaaaaaaaaagtacatccAACCGACCAATGAGGAGAGGGAACTTGGGCACAATGAGGTGAACAGTGTTGACCACAAGATGTTTTCCATACATCAGCCAAGTCCACAGCTGACTATTTCCTGTAGCCCACAAGACTACGTGTACTTTCATTTTGCCATAAGCTAAACAGAAGTGAGGCCTTTTATAAGAATTTAGGCTCAGATGCTGCTGCAGTCAGCTGCAAGGCAAAAAACTCTCTCGCCTGCAGACGTCTCGCCGGCGGCAGGCCCCGTGAGATCACGGCCGTCCCGCTCGATGGGTGCCACGCCTGCGCCTTTGGCGTGCCACATCGGGGAAGCGCTGCAAGCCATAAGAGAGAAAGACGCTCTTTGGTTTGGTTGTGGTTGGGGCAAAACCACTTCGGCCGTTTGACTGTGCGGGGAAAACTGAATTGTTTGTGTCAAAGTGAGAAGCTCGCTAAGCCGCACGCTGGGCTGGGGCCTTTATGTAAAGcagcaaaggcacagtaaccttTAACAGCGCCTTCACCAAGTCTGCCTGATGTGCAGCTTTCAAGTTCTCAGGAAGCTTGGAGGGCGTCGAGACGGCTGGGGCAACGTGGTCCAGTTTTCTGCTGTAATCTTTTCTTACACTCGGTTACTTTCTTCTTACTgatagcaaaacaaaacaaaaataacgcAAAAAAAAATTTCCAAAACGCTTGTCTCTTCTACTGATCCCATCCCATGGATTAAGCACTGAGTTACTCTAATTTGAAAACGCAgtgcagaaataaaaataactggaCTGCTCACTGCAAAGCTCGGCCACTGCTTATTTGTAACGAATGATGGAAATGACTGTGGCATCGTCAGACTAGCGTGTGGATTCACTTTTGCCGTGCCGGTGTTTTAATGCTTTAAATAGAACGTGGTAGAAATGCAGCTTTTTATCTTTGATTGGCCCAATGGAAGTGATTTGTCCCGTAGTCTTTCCAATTAGAACCAAGTCTTTGCATGACAGTTGCTGGTTTGGGACACTGTGCTGGGTTGCATGTTCACTCCCCCTCTGTGAAAAATTACCTCCAGCTTGGTCCTTGGTCCACTGCAACTGCAAAGgctgaaaaaaaaaccacaaagtAGCTCAATTCTTTTTGTGttcaagaaataaaataaagcgCAGGAGATATACAAGTTTACAGTACATTCAAGGTGTGGATGAAGAATGGCATGCATTTGCTCTTTTTTTTCGGATTTTGCAAGGATGAcgccattttttaaatattatgtaATATTCAGAGTGGTATTAAAATATTGATTGCAAGCACCAGTTGGCCTGTGAGATGAATAAGTGTGTGGAGTCCCGCCATTTATAACTCCACCATTTTCTCGGGGAAAGGCTGTCGGTGGTTCGGGTTGATGGATACCTCTCATGTATGGCTTTGTGACCCCCCCCACAGGGAAACTCGGCGGTCAGGACTCCTTCGAGAGCATGGACAGCCTGGAGAGTTGTGACCGGCTGACACAGTCCTGGAGTAGCCAGTCGTCCTTTGGCAGCCTGCAGCGCGTGCCGTCGTACGACAGCTTCGAGGTGGTGGAGGATTACCCCGCGGCGCTACACAAGCCCAAGGGGACCTTCAAGGACTACGTGAGGGAGCGGTCCGACCTCAACAAAGACAAGCCTGTCATCCCTGCAGCCGCCCTCGCTGGTTACACAGGTGAGCCATGTCCGTTACTCGCGTTCCATTCAAGCTCCTTTATTACAAAATCTTCTCTTACCTAAAAAATAACTTTTCCTgtgaatgagtttttttttctttccagtcAAAAACTTCAGAGACAACAAAGCAATGTGGTTTAAGTTCAACAGAATGCTAAGGAGTCATATTATTAAATGATAcagttaatgtgctaatatgcattTCTTGGGCTATAGAggatcatacatccatccattttccaaaccacttatcctactgggtcgcggggggtccggagcctatcccggaagcaatgggcatgaggcagggaacagcccaggatggggggccagcccatcgcaaggcacactcacataccatgcactctcacatgcacacctacggacaatttagtaactccaattagcctcagcatgtgtttggactgtggggggaaaccggagtacccagaggaaaccccacaacgacatggggagaacatgcaaactccacacacatcgaTGGAgagtcgaacccgggtccctggggtgtgaggcgacaatgctaaccaccaccatgccgcctctgCAGGGGATCCGGACAGAAATCGTCTGTATTGATTGTTCTCTTGTTCACTATGCACCAGTTGTGACTAGATTGCGGTACTGACCTTCCCAGAAGGACACTTGTGGGGCCTTGGTTCAGGATTTACACTTGTCCTGCGATTGTGCAGCACGAGTATGGCAGGGAGCGTGTCAAGATGCAGGTTTCTGGAGAAGCAGCACACACCCAGGCAGCGGTCGCATTTGATGACACATACACGATGCAGTTGCTTTAGACATCTGCCACCACGTCTTTATCCTCAGTGGGGGATCTTGCATCAGGGATCTCACATCAGATTATCTTTTTATAAGATTAATCTGCTGAAGTCAAAGCCAGGTACATTACAGGAAACGAGCAAAACTTTGCCGTGTCTTTTCCTCGCTCTGCTTCGCCCTGAGTGAGCTTTCGAATGCTGGTTTTATCTCCCCCACATCTCGACCTATTTTTCAAGTTGTCTTGGCAACCCTGGAGCAGCCCTAAATGATACCTGCCTGTACATTTTGAACTCGAGGGTAAATTTATCTCAGAAGACCTCATTCAACCTGCGTAGTAGATTGTAGTGTAAAGGAGTGGGACTTGATTACTATCTAAAACCTCCCAGCCGTTTGCTCGTCAGCTTGACATAAGAGATCTTGCATATTTTCCTTGTTGGTTTCTACATCAGGGCCTTATTATGCCCTGCATCGCCCAGCAACGTGAACACATTTTAGCACATTTGAACCTTTTCAAAACGTATTTGTTTTGGTGCTAAAAATGTTTAGCACTGTTATGTTAGCTATGCTAACACTGTTAGCATGACCGTTATGCTAACACTGATGTTTTTCACAAAATACTTTGTCTGAGCCTATTTTGAGGATCCTAAGCTGGAAATTGTGTTTTCAGGTGCATGTGCCATATTTGTGGggctctgaccaccttctttAAGGGAAGAATACCTTCTTTTTTGTTTATGTGTTATATAGCGGGACAATAACATTAGAATTTCCTGAATAACAGAGACTCTGTGACCTGGGCTGTTTCATTTCAGTTGGCACCCCTTCGCTTTCAGTGTAGCACCCAAGAACGTTTCAGAGCTAGAAAGAGACGCTGAGACCCTCAGTGTTTCCTGACGGGGCAGGAAGGTGGGTGTTGAGTGTCATAGGGGAGGTTGGAAGGGGAGGGGTGACGACGGGTGAGAGGGATGGCTTTCACAGCAGAGCCTGGTGCCCTAACATTCCGTTAGTGACCGTCACTAATCATCATAAAATTCAGTCGCAGAGTtacaaacggggggggggggggggggggggggggtttgctatTTTTGCATTTGCATCATGACTGCGTTTGATTTCATTGTACCTTTAATTTTCTGCAGGCTGCTCTGCGGGTGCCTCTTTTTTACTAACCTATGGAGTAAACAGTGAGGTATTAGCGTCAGACAAGACAAAGTAACTCAAAATGCTCAGTAAAgatgaaaaagtaaaaaaaaaaccaacaacCACCACACAGAACCACACTTTGACTGGCTCCTTACAAGAAACTACAATTAAGTTAGAACTATAAAAAGCCATGGTGTCCTATAGCTTTGAATGCTTATATCGCCATCATGGTTTGCTAGAATTCAATAATAACGATATAATTATTATGTGTTAGCATGGTATACCAAATAGTTATGTAATACATGAAAAAACGTAATAAAATAATTTCTGCAGGACAGATTGTAATGCCTTTGCATGACGGAATAGCCTCAAAGCCAACCTAAAACACAGTATAACAAAATAATGCAGATCTTCCACTTAGGATAACAGATGATTGCATTTGTCAGAAATCTTGAATGACTTCAGTGATATGTTCAGTGAGTTTATACAAGAGAACTAGCTGAGATCTGATGAATATAAGCATTAAGCGTGTGGGCAGCACTGGAAGCGAACCTCATGGTAAATTGTTTAGTACCAGACATTTAGTGTCAGGAAAGCAGTATGAAACAAGCACTCTGGGAAAGTGTTAGTGTAGTTTTATAGAGTAAATTGTTATCCGGGCAAAAATGACTGTGTATGTCACCAAACTTAAACACGCGACATCGTTTTCCCAACAATAAGCCATCTGAATGCAGGACATACACGTATGCGTTTGTATAATAATCAGAATAACTGTTTATGAAAGCATAAGCCTCCGTTTCCTGTCGCTGCACCGCAAACTCAGGCATAAGTATGTCTCTCGTCAAGATCGGAGGGCGATAAGAAAGGTGAGAGATAGCCGAGGCATTGCCTTCGCCGTGAGGTTTTCTTGTTTGTCACCTCTAAGAGGAACGGCCAAAACTGCCTGAACCGGTGTACTTTCACAACCTCGTTGGTCTGGTTAGGTTAACGGCTTCGCAAACCACCTGCCCCGGGAGAAACATGCGCCCTGCCTTATTCATTTCTTTTTCCTTTTGCAAGCCTGCTGCCAGCGTCGGCTGAAACACCGTTGTGAGCTTTGCTGGCCCGGAGACAGGGCAGCAGAAAATGGGCGACGGCTGCCTCCGCGCCAGACCAGGGCCCAGATCGCGTCTGTTTCCAGGGGACGTGGCTTTTAAACCTTTACGAGGCGAGCAAACCCAGGAAAAATAAGTAGGACATAAAATGCTGCGGCAAGCACAAACCTGACCCTGTGATCTCGCTCTCTTTCTTCATATTGCGCTCCGGTGGAGGACCTTTGAAGTGGTAATTCTGGACGGGCCTTTAATAGATTAGGCTAGTTGCTGCTGAGCTGTTGCATCGGATTGTGATTTAGGGGTGAGGCGGTGCGAAACAAGGCCAGTTAGGCTACAGATAAAATCACCATATCAGAAGACATGGGCGacactgcaaaactgcagcAGAGGAAATTTCAAAACTGTGCAAGAAATCTCATGGTTTATCTTGAAAGACTCCACTGAATTTATTCCTTACTGTTTAGCTCAGGTTCTGATTAGAGTATCTGTCTCCTGATTATGAGAAGGTAGGCCATTGCATCTCCGGATAATCACTAGCATAATTTGGATGGCAGCCTGCTAGAATCAAACCTGCTGTTCTGTGTAGATCGTGCATTGAAGTCTCAAATACTTTTGCAAGGCGTTCGCAAAATGTAGGCGACGCATCATGGCTCTGCGTACCTCACAGGTACGATTTGTTTTACCTTCCAACAAGGTGACGGTTGGCCTGTACAGTTGTCACCTGTGGTAAGCAGAGAAAACCACCACTGGGATTTATATGCGTCAAAGCTGACGGAGATGCTGCAGCCAGTCTCACACAGAACACGTTGACTCATTCTCGCATTATCTTGGATAACTTTGGttaaataactttttttttttcctcgcaTTAGTATGCTGCACCTGTGCAGCCCAAGTCCCTTAACTAAGGGCCCCCATTTggcccccagttgctccagggactcgcTGAGAGTGTTTTCTctttatgtcactttggataaaagtatcagcagaatgaatgaatgaaagagaATATCAGCGTCCATGTAAACACAGAAGCACCTGATTAGCCAGTTTCCCTGTGAGAGTGGGAGGGATGGTTCTGGTGAAGTGGGACGTCCCAAAACGATGGGGATGCTAGACAGACCGGTACCAAGGCGGATGGGAGAGAGGGCCCTGTTGCTGATTTCCTCATTTCAGGCATTCCCTGGATTCACACTCTGATGAAGACATTGCTGTTTTTAGCCAGAGTGACATTATCCGCATGGAATTTATATGGCATGGATGAAACTAGAAGAGAGGTCTATAAATAGATTAAATACCCATTAGACTATAGAGATGACGTGTAATACAGAGCCAAAAAGCTACTGTataacaatttttaaagaatgcatatatatttgtcgacATGTAGCACATATTGTATTTATAAGTGGGACTGAGTGGAAATGTTCCATTGTTTTACTAGTTATGAGCTACTGCACCATGAGAGGATCGGTAATGAATCGCAGTCGTGTTTTCGGTTGCTGCACTAAACGCATGACTGCACATTGGACGTTTCGCTCTTGGGTAGCCAGCCAAAGGTTCCCTGAGGCAAGCGATGGTTCTGATCCATCATTCCGCTTCTGTCACGCAGGTAGCGGCCCCATTCAGCTGTGGCAGTTTCTCCTGGAGCTCCTGACGGACAAGTCGTGCCAGACCTTCATCAGCTGGACAGGAGACGGATGGGAGTTCAAGCTTTCGGACCCGGACGAGGTGAGAGGCCGAGCGTCGGCGATCAGCGGGGTGCCACTCCAAATAGAAACATTTACACTTTGAAGATGTCATTCGTTAACTAGACAAATCCCACACCTTCTAAAGAACGAGCTGCAGAATCATCATGTAGTTTCCATAAAGTTTAAGTTCCATAAAGAgcattaatatccatccattacaatcatatttattatttgtgatttgCACATTTAGAAATATTCTTATCTAGCATTAGTttttcattgttttctttgACATTCCGTTTCCCCTATGTTAGCAAATAATGTGCGAATTCTCCATTTTTATATTCCTTCTGAAAGGCGTGCTCCGAAGAATTTTAGCACAATTTGTTTgtgtaataaataaaatcaaactgACTGATGGTCTTGCCGCACTGGGAGCAAAAGGACGCAGAAATCTTTGTTTACCATTTTCCCCTCATTTTCCACATAGCTGTAAATGATACCTCAGATGTCAGAGGCTGTGTTGGTGTGTTTTGCACCTCGGCCGCGGTGCAGGTCTGCTCTCTGTCTCTGCTGACGCCGTGTGATGAAGTGTGGCTCCTGCTCGCAGGTGGCCCGGAGATGGGGTAAGAGGAAAAACAAGCCCAAGATGAACTACGAGAAGCTGAGCCGGGGTCTCCGCTACTACTATGACAAGAACATCATCCACAAGACGTCGGGCAAGCGATACGTCTACCGCTTCGTCTGCGACTTGAAGAGCCTGCTGGGATACGCGCCCGAGGAGCTACACGCCATGTTGGATGTTAAGCCCGACACGGACGAGTGAGGAGGGGCTGGGAGGATGTGCCGGGTGCGGGAGGGGGGTTAGATCCCGGGTGCTAGAAGGATTTATGTGCAGACtggagggcatgctgggaccAATCCAACGTCTTTTTTAACGCATAGCTCCAGCCAGTTTTACTGTTTGGGCTCTTTGCGACAATGACGTCGCGGAAAAGGGCCGGGGCGCTGTCGCGTACCTCGCCTTAGCCTCATTCACCCAGGACCACGTGTATGAAAACAATATTCGTACATATATTTATAGACAAATAGATTGTAGACACATATAAATGCATATGCGTGTAAATAAGAGATTGCATCGTGGCCCGAGGTAAACGGACAGCTATCGGTTAAAAAAGACGACAATTCTGCTTAATAGCACAAGCAACTGACATGGAAGGGAGCAGGAAAACATGTGGAAGATGGCGAGATGGACAGGTCCGGGACGAAAAGGTTCCTGCCACGATAACTGTTGCCAAAATTTCAGAGGaactatatatgtgtatatgatgTATACATACagcctctctgcctctctgcacACAGAACATGGGCAGAGCCCCAAGCCGAGATCCAAAAAGTGTTTCATTgttgattttttattattattttttttttactagacGTTTGTGccagtattatttttttttaactcctgTCTTGATGAATTCCATGTTACGTAGGTGTCTGCTAGCATTTTCCCCAGAAGATCTTGTGTTTATGGGGGTAGGAAATTGTAAAATTATAAATGTGTGTCGATTCTGGGCTCCAGATTATGGAGGGATAATCTGACAATTGATTTTTGCTTCTGTCGACACTGACATTTTCATATGTGTTGAAAACATGCTTAGTCATTTCAAGAGAGCCCACTTCCC
Coding sequences:
- the ets1 gene encoding protein C-ets-1 isoform X2 — encoded protein: MSYYVDPVSAYPAANPCDRLALTRQSGGADLGQQGPMIAACHPQQYHPLRPAYPQEVTLQEVPNGHDFCPTGACSGELAADKLTERVQIRPRSKEMMSQALKATFSGFTKEQQRLGIPKDPWQWTENNVREWLMWIMNEFSLKNVDFHKFCISGASLCALGKERFLDLAPDFVGDILWEHLEMLQKDVKHFPINSLTSFQESRYTSDYFVNYGSEHPQCVPPSEYSEPGFITESYQTLHSISSEDLLTLKYESEYPSVILRDAPLSQQPGDYVSIKQEVISPDNMCVGRLSRGKLGGQDSFESMDSLESCDRLTQSWSSQSSFGSLQRVPSYDSFEVVEDYPAALHKPKGTFKDYVRERSDLNKDKPVIPAAALAGYTGSGPIQLWQFLLELLTDKSCQTFISWTGDGWEFKLSDPDEVARRWGKRKNKPKMNYEKLSRGLRYYYDKNIIHKTSGKRYVYRFVCDLKSLLGYAPEELHAMLDVKPDTDE
- the ets1 gene encoding protein C-ets-1 isoform X3; translated protein: MSYYVDPVSAYPAANPCDRLALTRQSGGADLGQQGPMIAACHPQQYHPLRPAYPQEVTLQEVPNGHDFCPTGACSGELAADKLTERVQIRPHLECGDVPLLTPGSKEMMSQALKATFSGFTKEQQRLGIPKDPWQWTENNVREWLMWIMNEFSLKNVDFHKFCISGASLCALGKERFLDLAPDFVGDILWEHLEMLQKDVKHFPINSLTSFQESRYTSDYFVKYSEPGFITESYQTLHSISSEDLLTLKYESEYPSVILRDAPLSQQPGDYVSIKQEVISPDNMCVGRLSRGKLGGQDSFESMDSLESCDRLTQSWSSQSSFGSLQRVPSYDSFEVVEDYPAALHKPKGTFKDYVRERSDLNKDKPVIPAAALAGYTGSGPIQLWQFLLELLTDKSCQTFISWTGDGWEFKLSDPDEVARRWGKRKNKPKMNYEKLSRGLRYYYDKNIIHKTSGKRYVYRFVCDLKSLLGYAPEELHAMLDVKPDTDE
- the ets1 gene encoding protein C-ets-1 isoform X5, translated to MSYYVDPVSAYPAANPCDRLALTRQSGGADLGQQGPMIAACHPQQYHPLRPAYPQEVTLQEVPNGHDFCPTGSKEMMSQALKATFSGFTKEQQRLGIPKDPWQWTENNVREWLMWIMNEFSLKNVDFHKFCISGASLCALGKERFLDLAPDFVGDILWEHLEMLQKDVKHFPINSLTSFQESRYTSDYFVNYGSEHPQCVPPSEYSEPGFITESYQTLHSISSEDLLTLKYESEYPSVILRDAPLSQQPGDYVSIKQEVISPDNMCVGRLSRGKLGGQDSFESMDSLESCDRLTQSWSSQSSFGSLQRVPSYDSFEVVEDYPAALHKPKGTFKDYVRERSDLNKDKPVIPAAALAGYTGSGPIQLWQFLLELLTDKSCQTFISWTGDGWEFKLSDPDEVARRWGKRKNKPKMNYEKLSRGLRYYYDKNIIHKTSGKRYVYRFVCDLKSLLGYAPEELHAMLDVKPDTDE
- the ets1 gene encoding protein C-ets-1 isoform X7; this encodes MTAAVDMKPTLTIIKSEKVDGSKEMMSQALKATFSGFTKEQQRLGIPKDPWQWTENNVREWLMWIMNEFSLKNVDFHKFCISGASLCALGKERFLDLAPDFVGDILWEHLEMLQKDVKHFPINSLTSFQESRYTSDYFVNYGSEHPQCVPPSEYSEPGFITESYQTLHSISSEDLLTLKYESEYPSVILRDAPLSQQPGDYVSIKQEVISPDNMCVGRLSRGKLGGQDSFESMDSLESCDRLTQSWSSQSSFGSLQRVPSYDSFEVVEDYPAALHKPKGTFKDYVRERSDLNKDKPVIPAAALAGYTGSGPIQLWQFLLELLTDKSCQTFISWTGDGWEFKLSDPDEVARRWGKRKNKPKMNYEKLSRGLRYYYDKNIIHKTSGKRYVYRFVCDLKSLLGYAPEELHAMLDVKPDTDE
- the ets1 gene encoding protein C-ets-1 isoform X6; protein product: MTAAVDMKPTLTIIKSEKVDDLECGDVPLLTPGSKEMMSQALKATFSGFTKEQQRLGIPKDPWQWTENNVREWLMWIMNEFSLKNVDFHKFCISGASLCALGKERFLDLAPDFVGDILWEHLEMLQKDVKHFPINSLTSFQESRYTSDYFVNYGSEHPQCVPPSEYSEPGFITESYQTLHSISSEDLLTLKYESEYPSVILRDAPLSQQPGDYVSIKQEVISPDNMCVGRLSRGKLGGQDSFESMDSLESCDRLTQSWSSQSSFGSLQRVPSYDSFEVVEDYPAALHKPKGTFKDYVRERSDLNKDKPVIPAAALAGYTGSGPIQLWQFLLELLTDKSCQTFISWTGDGWEFKLSDPDEVARRWGKRKNKPKMNYEKLSRGLRYYYDKNIIHKTSGKRYVYRFVCDLKSLLGYAPEELHAMLDVKPDTDE
- the ets1 gene encoding protein C-ets-1 isoform X4 — its product is MSYYVDPVSAYPAANPCDRLALTRQSGGADLGQQGPMIAACHPQQYHPLRPAYPQEVTLQEVPNGHDFCPTDLECGDVPLLTPGSKEMMSQALKATFSGFTKEQQRLGIPKDPWQWTENNVREWLMWIMNEFSLKNVDFHKFCISGASLCALGKERFLDLAPDFVGDILWEHLEMLQKDVKHFPINSLTSFQESRYTSDYFVNYGSEHPQCVPPSEYSEPGFITESYQTLHSISSEDLLTLKYESEYPSVILRDAPLSQQPGDYVSIKQEVISPDNMCVGRLSRGKLGGQDSFESMDSLESCDRLTQSWSSQSSFGSLQRVPSYDSFEVVEDYPAALHKPKGTFKDYVRERSDLNKDKPVIPAAALAGYTGSGPIQLWQFLLELLTDKSCQTFISWTGDGWEFKLSDPDEVARRWGKRKNKPKMNYEKLSRGLRYYYDKNIIHKTSGKRYVYRFVCDLKSLLGYAPEELHAMLDVKPDTDE
- the ets1 gene encoding protein C-ets-1 isoform X1, with protein sequence MSYYVDPVSAYPAANPCDRLALTRQSGGADLGQQGPMIAACHPQQYHPLRPAYPQEVTLQEVPNGHDFCPTGACSGELAADKLTERVQIRPHLECGDVPLLTPGSKEMMSQALKATFSGFTKEQQRLGIPKDPWQWTENNVREWLMWIMNEFSLKNVDFHKFCISGASLCALGKERFLDLAPDFVGDILWEHLEMLQKDVKHFPINSLTSFQESRYTSDYFVNYGSEHPQCVPPSEYSEPGFITESYQTLHSISSEDLLTLKYESEYPSVILRDAPLSQQPGDYVSIKQEVISPDNMCVGRLSRGKLGGQDSFESMDSLESCDRLTQSWSSQSSFGSLQRVPSYDSFEVVEDYPAALHKPKGTFKDYVRERSDLNKDKPVIPAAALAGYTGSGPIQLWQFLLELLTDKSCQTFISWTGDGWEFKLSDPDEVARRWGKRKNKPKMNYEKLSRGLRYYYDKNIIHKTSGKRYVYRFVCDLKSLLGYAPEELHAMLDVKPDTDE